The nucleotide sequence TCATTCCCAATTTTCATGATCAACGGAAAATGTTTTCTGTGATGCTTGATTGTGAAAGTGGTGTGGAATGTGGATGATAATGTGAGTTGGTTGTTTCAGGTTTCGCCTTGGCATGATATACCGTTGCACGTGGGTGATGGAACATTCAATTTCATTTGTGAAATTCCTAAAGAATCAAGTGCAAAAATGGAGGTTGCTACTGACGAAGTATTCACTCCCATTAAACAGGATACAAAGAAAGGGAAACTTAGATACTACCCGTAAGCCCTTTATTTTCGTTGCAACCACAAGCTACGCTGAGCAGGTGGCCTTCAAGGGGTTAAACCCATATCAGTTTTGACATTAACGTTTTGGGCCAATACGTGTCCATTTTCATCATTACAACATGATTGTACTAAACAAGATGACACTTATTGTAATTATTAAAAGCGACCTTATGCAAAATGATTAATTGTCAAACAGTTTTGCTATTTGCCAAGCCAAATTTTACAATCAAGTAAACTGGGCCCGTACCCATAAATTAAAATATTGTACACTTGCAATATGTTCATTTGACTTTTGTTTCCTAGGTATAATATCAACTGGAATTATGGATTACTTCCACAAACATGGGAAGATCCATCATTTGCAAACACTGAGGTCGATGGAGCGTTTGGAGACAATGATCCTGGTAAATCTGAATCTAGTTATGCTATTTCTGTGTTCCCTTTGATGTTAAATGACTGTATCACAGACTTGGTCGGTTCATATGCTGAAACTAAATTATAGCACGTATTCCAGCTTTATTTACTTGGTTTGTTATTTGATATATGCAGTTGATGTAGTTGAAATTGGTGAAAGCCGTGGGAAGATTGGTCAACTCATGAAAGTCAAACCGTTAGGTTGTCTAGCTATGATTGATGAGGGAGAACTTGATTGGAAAATTATTGCAATTTCATTGGATGATCCAAGGGCTTCACTTGTTAATGATGTTGAGGACGTTGAGAAACATTTTCCGGTATGTTGATGAATAGTTTGTGCCTCTtatattataattacaatttgagtaaattacaaaaatcgtcctttatgtatgtcgcTTATTGTaaactgtgtcctttatcttcaataattacagaaaacatactcgatgtttgcaaacccttgcaagttacgTCCTTTAGcgctaactcagttaatttttgtggttaaatctgaccaaatggaccccatatgaaggtatttttgtggttaaatctgactaaatggaccccacatgagagtaaaatgaccaaaataccctcatgtggggtccatttggccATATTTAACCAcgaaaaattaactgagttagggctaaaggacataacttgcaagggtttgcaaacatcgagtacgttttctgtaattattgaagataaaggacacagtttgcaataaatgacatacataaaagacgatttttgtaatttactcttaaaattTCTATACTACAAACAATTTAGCttatttttaggctcgggctcgattCAAGCTTTTAGTGACCCGATCTCGAGCAGTTTGGCTGGTTTACGCCTCTAGTTAGAGATAAAACATAACTCCAATCGATTGTGTATTACATTGTGACTAACAAATCGGTTTTCTGTAGGGTACTCTTACCGCAATCAGAGACTGGTTCAGGGACTACAAGATCCCTGACGGAAAACCTGCAAACAACTTTGGTCTTGGCAACAAAGCAGCTAGTAAGGTACACATACTCGACCCGGGTCACGGTCACATAAAGTTTGAAcatatttaaattttattttttagtgAATATTGAACTACTTCATGTTAATGCTGAATTCTGCATGCATAACAGGATTATGCTCTTAAGGTTATCACCGAGACGAATGAATCATGGGCTAAGCTTGTGAAGAGATCAACCCCGGCCGGTGAACTTTCACTCGTGTAGATGTTAATTTCTTAACCCCCTGTATTTGACACATTTTTTACTTCATTTATGTTGTGATGATGACTAGAATATTTTTTCAGTCAGTGTTTAATAAGAAGTTGGTTACGTAAATCGGTTCAGTTGGGTGAACCTCTTATGATCGGATACCTTACATAGATGCTATATTCACATCCTGGGAATCAAAATCTGtgtggggtttttaaaatataaagagtataaaaagtggttgtgagtgaaggagagagaaaatgttactgttcatctgtatatttttCAGAGACACTCTTCatccactataattttttaatatatattgaaagtggttgtgagtgaaggagagagaaaaatgtaatgataaaggtataaaaatattatttagttggAAAAAGTagagaaaaaatatttgtttttagtggaaatatattgatatagaagttttttagtggaatgtatttatatttttagggtgctggatgtgaatgctcttaagcGCCAAATGTCTGAAGTTTCTAAAGTCATCAGGATATGGTTGaattaaattgaaaaaaaaaaaaaaatgaatgatgatTTCATTCATTGATTCACGTATTTACCATTCCACACCTAAACCAAATTCTGTATCAAAAACCCTTTGGACTTTCGTCATTCTAAGGGTACACGAACGATGAACACACATTCTTTTGAAATCAAGAATTTTTGCAATTCTATATTCACAATCTTCTTCGACGTCCACTAGAAATAAGAAGGGGAGAGCAATTGCGTCCTTGGGGGCCAAAAGCCATTCATGGTtgctctatatatatatatatatatatatatatatatatatatatatatatatatatatatatatatatatatatatatatatacatagctATATATAGCGGTAACATCAGATGAAAAGTTCATTCTACCAAAGTAGGATGAGAAgtaatcttaaccattcatttttcaaatcaatagttaagatgaaaatgtagGAAAAAAGAGGAGTGCAAGGTATTTGGGGAAAATCCTATTTATTGACTCTCTCTCCATATACAAGACACATACATATTCCACCCTTGTTTTTTAAACGTtttcaccataaaatcgagcatttttatctttaatttgagtatcaTATTGATACATAAAATATGACGACTAAAAAAACCCATAAAAATATGTtatatttctatgttgtataacatttttatgctggatttttgtactatatttttgtgctaaattttttttgctgaaatttttgtcttaaaatttcttttttctcaattttttgtgctggattttttgtactatatttttttgtgttgaatttttcgtgctatattttttgtactagatttttttgtgctatattttttgcactacatttttgtgctatatttttgtACTGAATTTTTGTGCTGTATTtttttgtactggattttttgtgctatattttttgtacttgATTTTTTTGTTAGTATTTTTCAGAAAACAAAGGGGTGCCACATGTGATTTTCACACTCCTATTTACAAGTAACAAAATGTTCTTCCTTCCTACTTATATGGAGTGCCACATGACATTATCACAATTCTTCTTAGACTACTTATGAAAAATCCACCTTTTAGGGGATCTTTCCCCTATATAgatatatagaggaaggttaacgtacattacgtcttaacgtacatcacgtacgacatgtaattacgcacgttcattttaaaatcacgcacgttataactcaaaaatccaaaatcacgcatgttgaaacacaataatcactcATATTgtaaacattaatcacgcatgttatagaacaaatcacgcacgttgttgtacgtgaagtacgttaagccgtaaagtacgatatactttttctatatatatatatatatatatgtatatagagggagaggatcatgagaaaactacatgtaaatgagaaaactaactaaaataacctaaaaaaacactaaaaaacataccaatttttttttacaattttttataaaaaaatgactattttttatatataaaaaaattttcaaaaaaaaaaatttgttgtactgcacatgtgcattatatgtgtactacacatatgcactatatccgtaatagtgcacatgtgcaatataacaatttttttttattttttttaaaatttttttccatgcataaaaactagcgatttttttataaaaatttgtaaaaaaattggtatgttttttaggcttttttagttagttttttggttttctcatttaaactagttttctaaTGAtccatcccatatatatatagtggagaattcaaatgagaagaaattttttgtaagaataaaaaaagaagaaatttcaaccaataagaaagcttcattttacttcatttaatttttgtatttaatattagtgtaagggtatattgttAAACTTAGATGGATCATTAATTGAGAGtctttgtgacaacccgaactttcaaggttagtatttcttgatttcttgactCCTAGCTTGTGTGGTTACGTTTTATGTCTTATTACATATTAACCGAGTGTAGGATACATTAAACATCTGATGGCTCTTTGAGATCGtaattatttgtattttgtaaGTTGTTATATCTTATTCGATGATCCGCAAAATCTAGTCGCACACCCTCCCTCCGGCGGCACACTCCTTGAATCGCATGGGCTTCCACAAGCCCAGAACTCCTAAGCCCAACCCGAGCCCAGGCTCCCTCATTGGCGGCTcatgtaacatccgtcaaaatgggctcccaaaatccgacccgttttgcaATTCAGATCCTAACCTTGTAACCACGGAAATTTTTCACGAATTAAATAACCGTTGAGAGATATTTAATTATTCAGGTAAGTAATTAATTTAGTTAATTcaaaatttatatataatctaGTTAATTTGTTAGAATGAGTTTTAGGTTAAAGTAAGTTTATAACCAAGCTAGTCAAGTTATCATAGTTAAGAGGGTTAAATTGTAACATTTTATAACCTAATACTAAAAAGGAAACAAAAGCTGGTGGACCGCGGGACTCGAACTCGGGTCTCACCATTAAACCCGCTGCACCACTTGGAGACTTGGTACAAGACTCACACGTAAATAAAACAGATGCTATTACAACGACCTTCCTTTTTGAACAACCCTCTTGCCGCCCAAAGCTTAAAACGATGAACATGGAAACCATGCTGATTTTTCGGTGATTAAATCTTGATAACGTGTTTCCGTTATTATGGCGATCATGAACCTAGTTCCCCTTTTTAACCAAAGAAAACGTGTATGACTTTCTGTTACGAAGGTTTCCAAAAAAAGATGATACCGAAACATATAATCCACTGTCTATATTAATCATACACACCCATAACCTTTCTTCACAACTGCTCAACATACACATTCACGGGTGACGTTAGAAACGTTGCCGGAGAAAACCGTTTCGCCTTGTTTCGAAGCCACAGGACATCTCACCGGAGTAACCGAGCACGCCGGAAAGGAACCCGCCTTTCTCTCCACTGTCGGTTAACCTCTCACGTTCGTTCTCTTGGGTTTCCCAATcttttactcgtgcgttattctACAAGGAATCGCAAACACAACCACTGTGAGTGAATCTTACAACTCCCctttttttccattttatttaTACGTTTTGGAGTGTATCATGTGTCGCAATGCTTTTATCCCATTTTACAAGTTCAATTCCGTGCAATTAccattatgtggagtatctatgttatgtgttgtttgattgtttatcatgttggtgcatttcatccaTTTTGGACATCACATCATCATAGGCACGTCGGTTACCCATTACCTATGGGCGGAACTTGACGTTGCCACCCATACGAGGTCAACTCCTTTTGATTGAGCTTAGACCTTGCAGCACACCACAATACCGTGCAACATGCATATGTTCATATGAATCATTATATttggtttgtttattgttttAGGTTGTATTATGTGTTGTTTGGTTGTTTATCACTT is from Helianthus annuus cultivar XRQ/B chromosome 9, HanXRQr2.0-SUNRISE, whole genome shotgun sequence and encodes:
- the LOC110877994 gene encoding soluble inorganic pyrophosphatase 6, chloroplastic — translated: MAAARVMASTTTIGASSSSLLLKAAASPFFKPQCVSFCFKLASKNRTFACSALYRPDVQIKEEGLPETLDYRVFFLDNSGKKVSPWHDIPLHVGDGTFNFICEIPKESSAKMEVATDEVFTPIKQDTKKGKLRYYPYNINWNYGLLPQTWEDPSFANTEVDGAFGDNDPVDVVEIGESRGKIGQLMKVKPLGCLAMIDEGELDWKIIAISLDDPRASLVNDVEDVEKHFPGTLTAIRDWFRDYKIPDGKPANNFGLGNKAASKDYALKVITETNESWAKLVKRSTPAGELSLV